The sequence below is a genomic window from Mercenaria mercenaria strain notata chromosome 14, MADL_Memer_1, whole genome shotgun sequence.
cccacacacacacaaaaataatgAGCATGAGTGTCACGTGTATTTTTGCTTATTTGATAAAACACAACATTTTGGAATACTTTTAGGTGGgaaatgtcacaaacaaatgGGAGCGAGATTTTTCTGTCAAAATGTCTACAACAAGTACACAGTTTAAATGCGCAGAATGACGGAACAGTTAATGAATTTGGCTTTCAAAACAATACACGGTATTTATATACTTCACTTGTTACCATTTGTCGTGAAAAGCGTATGAATGATTATGCTTACTTGTCTGTAGATCGCCTTTTCAAGACGGCAATTACGGCAATCAAACTAATGACCACAAGAAGAAGCAAGGTTATGATAACCCCCATCACTACAATGGCTGTCTGCTTAGAGTCCTCAATCTGACATATCCTGTTTTCACATTCATTCTGACAGCTCATTCCGTATTTACCCGGCACACATTGTGAGCAATTATTATAAGATGAACAAGTGATACAATTGTCCCGGCATCTATGAGTACAGTTATTTAACAGAAGACGATCTGTAATGTCAAACTCATAACCATTATATTTACCTCCTTTACATGTACTACACGTATCTTGTGATGAACAGTCGTCACAGGCAGATGGACATTTACTAATGCACGATGAGCTTGTACCATAGTAACCACTTTCACATGACACACACGCGTTATGCTCACATTTACAGTGTAACGGACAGTAACGATATCGACAGTCATTGAAACCATTTGCATTGTAATATTCATCAATGCATTCTGTGCAGTAGGTGCTTGATGTACATGTTTTACAGCTGGTAGGGCATTTCGAAGAACAGTTGTAACTTGAGCCGGGATAATATCCCGCTTTGCATTTTGTACATCTATATGAGGAATCTGGGCATTCAGTGCATTCAGGATAATCACATTTCCGGTTGCAACGACCTCCTCTATATCCATCAATGCAGCCAATGTAACAGTTGCCTTCAGGAAAGTAGCCGCGTGGTCCACAGTCACGATCTTTACAACATGCACAGTCAGCTTCACAGTTAGGATCAATAGTGCCCGTGTCTGTAAAAAAGTTCTTGGAATGTATC
It includes:
- the LOC123527662 gene encoding proprotein convertase subtilisin/kexin type 5-like isoform X2 produces the protein MCKMNGLITSIPALVVCIWIVLRSRAVCEMDTGTIDPNCEADCACCKDRDCGPRGYFPEGNCYIGCIDGYRGGRCNRKCDYPECTECPDSSYRCTKCKAGYYPGSSYNCSSKCPTSCKTCTSSTYCTECIDEYYNANGFNDCRYRYCPLHCKCEHNACVSCESGYYGTSSSCISKCPSACDDCSSQDTCSTCKGGKYNGYEFDITDRLLLNNCTHRCRDNCITCSSYNNCSQCVPGKYGMSCQNECENRICQIEDSKQTAIVVMGVIITLLLLVVISLIAVIAVLKRRSTDKSPKDAGVSFESKTSSSIVGHRRNEDSYSADISKTSEYEKIESIQGQEHEYGHISSAV
- the LOC123527662 gene encoding proprotein convertase subtilisin/kexin type 5-like isoform X1 encodes the protein MCKMNGLITSIPALVVCIWIVLRSRAVCEMDTGTIDPNCEADCACCKDRDCGPRGYFPEGNCYIGCIDGYRGGRCNRKCDYPECTECPDSSYRCTKCKAGYYPGSSYNCSSKCPTSCKTCTSSTYCTECIDEYYNANGFNDCRYRYCPLHCKCEHNACVSCESGYYGTSSSCISKCPSACDDCSSQDTCSTCKGGKYNGYEFDITDRLLLNNCTHRCRDNCITCSSYNNCSQCVPGKYGMSCQNECENRICQIEDSKQTAIVVMGVIITLLLLVVISLIAVIAVLKRRSTDKSPKDAGVSFESKTSSSIVGHRRNEDSYSADISKTSEYEKIESIQGMFVLGQEHEYGHISSAV